The following are encoded in a window of Nocardioides houyundeii genomic DNA:
- a CDS encoding DEAD/DEAH box helicase family protein — protein MIPPPALRVHQRRALDALHATWTTGRTRAWVVLPPGAGKTRVGIETIGAHLAAGEVTHAVVLSPNTAIQAQWTRAGASQGLEVSETRELAHTMTSLTYQSLAVFDPESEGSEAAEPQAPSALLDRLHPRGLALVERMRREEGLLLVLDECHHLLEVWGRLLGELLEQLPGARVLGLTATPPETLRPDQAQLVDDLFGEVTFAAGVPAVVREGDLAPFAELAWLTTPTADEEQWLAEEGTRFAELTTHLTDPGFGSVPFLEWIDRRFVLPVPRTLTWTTLAGQSPAAARAVLRLHHQGLVALPHGARPGEEHRRPPAVEDWLELVEDWLLRHVTVTGDPRDDEVVQVVRRALSSVGFSWSRHGIRHTRSSVDRVLARSRAKANATVDIVACELAVLGPRLRMLVLCDHERASATLPTGLDGVLDQQSGSAVAVLETLVADPTTRTLSPLMVTGSTVAGERGPLLALVEHVAETEPAVAARLAVVPLPGTSVCQLAGPWTSRRWVGHVTRFFESGGCGVLVGTRGLLGEGWDARGVTGLVDLTTATTLTAVVQTRGRALRTDPGWPDKVAINWSVVCVSDAHPKGGNDWDRLVRKHHGFHCVDEDGDVVDGVAHLDSAFSEFGPPPTTEIASVNARMRGRCAQRAEIARRWRVGQPYDDRIVATLRVVGGPARTVLAGQPVRLPTPQPARVVQGPDAVALRELPEGPELTGVAAGEPFGAGVLLAGGGAALVPAAGAVPGTVGAAVATALALVSAGGVALAGLSWRLRSQALNSWARTLLLEASAPPSVHAVACAVAQGLNEAGLVGAGPHDVVVEVHEGGEYRCRMAGAPLADSEVFTEALDEVLAPMAAPRYVVARHVGDVPASPVGQARNLAQAAAAVRARGATGVVWHSVPTVLGVNATRAGCFSRAWDRWVGGERLLYTGSPEGAGVLAAQAGADPFEVTTVIRRHWT, from the coding sequence GTGATTCCACCCCCTGCGCTGCGAGTCCACCAGCGGCGGGCGCTGGACGCCTTGCACGCGACCTGGACGACCGGGCGCACCCGTGCCTGGGTGGTGCTACCGCCTGGTGCCGGCAAGACCCGGGTCGGGATCGAGACCATCGGTGCACACCTGGCAGCAGGCGAGGTCACCCACGCGGTGGTGCTGAGCCCCAACACCGCCATCCAGGCTCAGTGGACACGCGCCGGCGCGTCGCAGGGTCTGGAGGTGAGCGAGACGCGCGAGCTCGCCCACACGATGACCTCCTTGACCTACCAGTCGCTGGCGGTGTTCGACCCGGAGTCCGAGGGGTCCGAGGCGGCCGAGCCCCAGGCGCCGTCGGCACTGCTGGACCGGCTCCATCCCCGAGGTCTGGCGCTGGTGGAGCGGATGCGCCGGGAAGAGGGACTGCTGCTGGTGCTCGACGAGTGCCACCACCTCCTGGAGGTCTGGGGACGGCTGCTGGGAGAGCTCCTGGAACAGCTCCCCGGAGCCCGCGTGCTGGGACTGACCGCCACGCCGCCCGAGACGCTGCGCCCCGACCAGGCCCAGCTCGTCGACGACCTCTTCGGGGAGGTGACGTTCGCCGCCGGGGTGCCCGCGGTGGTGCGGGAGGGGGACCTGGCTCCGTTCGCCGAGCTGGCCTGGCTGACCACCCCCACCGCCGACGAGGAGCAGTGGCTGGCCGAGGAGGGGACCCGCTTCGCCGAGCTCACCACGCACCTGACGGATCCCGGCTTCGGATCTGTGCCGTTCCTGGAGTGGATCGACCGCCGCTTCGTCCTCCCGGTGCCGCGCACGCTCACCTGGACCACCCTGGCCGGGCAGAGCCCTGCAGCCGCGCGAGCAGTGCTCCGGCTCCACCACCAGGGCCTGGTCGCGCTGCCGCACGGCGCTCGTCCCGGCGAGGAGCACCGCCGTCCCCCGGCCGTGGAGGACTGGCTGGAGCTGGTCGAGGACTGGCTGCTGCGGCACGTCACGGTCACTGGGGACCCCCGCGACGACGAGGTCGTGCAGGTGGTGCGCCGAGCGCTGAGCTCCGTGGGCTTCTCGTGGAGCCGCCACGGGATCAGGCATACCCGGTCCTCGGTCGACCGGGTGCTGGCCCGCTCGCGCGCGAAGGCCAACGCCACGGTCGACATCGTGGCCTGCGAGCTGGCGGTCCTGGGACCGAGGTTGCGGATGCTGGTCCTCTGCGACCACGAACGCGCGTCCGCGACGCTGCCGACGGGACTCGACGGCGTCCTCGACCAGCAGTCCGGCTCGGCGGTGGCGGTCCTGGAGACGCTCGTGGCCGATCCCACCACCCGCACGCTGTCGCCCCTGATGGTCACCGGTTCCACGGTGGCGGGGGAGCGCGGGCCGCTGCTGGCCCTCGTCGAGCACGTCGCCGAGACCGAGCCCGCGGTCGCGGCCCGGCTCGCCGTCGTACCGCTTCCGGGCACCTCGGTGTGCCAGCTCGCCGGGCCCTGGACCAGCCGGCGCTGGGTGGGTCACGTCACGAGGTTCTTCGAGTCGGGCGGGTGCGGCGTCCTGGTCGGGACTCGAGGACTGCTCGGCGAGGGATGGGACGCCCGCGGGGTCACCGGCCTGGTGGACCTGACCACCGCGACCACCCTGACCGCGGTGGTCCAGACCCGGGGTCGCGCGCTGCGGACCGACCCGGGATGGCCCGACAAGGTCGCGATCAACTGGTCGGTGGTCTGTGTCTCCGACGCCCACCCCAAGGGCGGCAACGACTGGGACCGCCTGGTCCGCAAGCACCACGGGTTCCACTGCGTCGACGAGGACGGCGACGTGGTCGACGGGGTCGCCCACCTGGACTCGGCGTTCTCGGAGTTCGGACCGCCTCCCACCACCGAGATCGCGAGCGTCAACGCCCGGATGCGCGGGCGCTGCGCGCAGCGGGCGGAGATCGCTCGGCGCTGGCGGGTGGGACAGCCGTACGACGACCGGATCGTCGCCACCTTGCGGGTTGTCGGTGGACCCGCGCGCACCGTCCTGGCGGGGCAGCCGGTGCGACTGCCCACCCCGCAGCCCGCGAGAGTCGTCCAGGGCCCTGATGCGGTGGCGCTGCGCGAGCTCCCGGAGGGACCGGAGCTCACCGGCGTCGCCGCCGGCGAGCCCTTCGGCGCGGGCGTGCTGCTGGCCGGCGGCGGCGCGGCGCTGGTGCCGGCTGCGGGGGCGGTTCCGGGCACCGTCGGCGCGGCCGTCGCGACCGCCCTGGCGCTGGTCAGCGCGGGCGGGGTCGCGCTCGCCGGCCTCTCCTGGCGGCTGCGCAGTCAGGCCCTCAACTCCTGGGCTCGCACCCTGCTGCTCGAGGCATCGGCGCCTCCATCGGTGCACGCGGTGGCGTGCGCGGTGGCCCAAGGCCTCAACGAGGCCGGCCTGGTGGGGGCCGGGCCGCACGACGTGGTGGTCGAGGTGCACGAGGGCGGGGAGTACCGCTGCCGCATGGCGGGCGCCCCGCTGGCTGACTCCGAGGTCTTCACCGAGGCGCTGGACGAGGTGCTCGCGCCGATGGCGGCACCGCGCTACGTGGTGGCCCGGCACGTGGGGGACGTCCCGGCGTCACCGGTAGGGCAGGCCCGCAACCTGGCCCAGGCCGCTGCAGCCGTGCGGGCCCGCGGGGCGACGGGGGTGGTCTGGCACAGCGTCCCCACGGTGCTGGGCGTCAACGCCACCCGCGCCGGGTGCTTCTCCCGGGCCTGGGACCGCTGGGTGGGTGGTGAGCGGCTGCTCTACACCGGGTCCCCGGAGGGCGCCGGCGTGCTCGCTGCCCAGGCGGGGGCCGACCCGTTCGAGGTCACCACCGTGATACGTCGTCACTGGACGTGA
- a CDS encoding electron transfer flavoprotein subunit alpha/FixB family protein — protein sequence MSEVLVVVDHVDGAVKKPTYELLTIAARLGEPSAVFIGPAAKGAEVAEAVKKYGAEKVYVVDDAQIKGYLVAPKAEALQQLVEKTSPAAVLIPSSVEGKEVAARLAIKTSSGLITDAVDVQEGPVTTQSVFAGNYTVTAKVTKGTPIITVKPNSAAPEEKAGAGTVEEFAATISDGAKTAQIVASQPRQATGRPELTEAAIVVSGGRGTGGNFEPVEDFADSLGAAVGASRAAVDSGWKPHTFQVGQTGKTVSPQLYVAAGISGAIQHRAGMQTSKTIVAINKDEEAPLFELVDFGVVGDLHSVLPAATELVKARKG from the coding sequence ATGTCTGAAGTTCTCGTTGTGGTCGACCACGTCGACGGTGCCGTCAAGAAGCCGACGTACGAGCTGCTCACCATCGCCGCGCGCCTCGGTGAGCCGTCCGCGGTGTTCATCGGCCCGGCGGCCAAGGGCGCCGAGGTGGCCGAGGCCGTGAAGAAGTACGGCGCGGAGAAGGTCTACGTCGTCGATGACGCGCAGATCAAGGGCTACCTGGTGGCCCCCAAGGCCGAGGCCCTGCAGCAGCTGGTGGAGAAGACCTCGCCTGCCGCTGTGCTCATCCCCTCCTCGGTGGAGGGCAAGGAGGTGGCCGCGCGTCTGGCCATCAAGACCTCCTCCGGCCTGATCACCGACGCGGTGGACGTGCAGGAGGGTCCGGTGACCACCCAGTCGGTCTTCGCCGGCAACTACACCGTCACGGCCAAGGTCACCAAGGGCACCCCGATCATCACCGTCAAGCCCAACTCCGCCGCACCGGAGGAGAAGGCCGGTGCCGGCACCGTCGAGGAGTTCGCCGCGACGATCTCCGACGGCGCCAAGACCGCCCAGATCGTGGCCTCCCAGCCGCGTCAGGCCACCGGTCGTCCCGAGCTGACCGAGGCCGCGATCGTGGTCTCGGGTGGCCGTGGCACGGGCGGCAACTTCGAGCCGGTGGAGGACTTCGCCGACTCGCTCGGTGCAGCCGTCGGTGCCTCGCGCGCTGCGGTCGACTCCGGCTGGAAGCCCCACACCTTCCAGGTCGGCCAGACCGGCAAGACCGTCTCGCCGCAGCTGTACGTCGCCGCCGGGATCTCGGGTGCCATCCAGCACCGGGCCGGCATGCAGACCTCGAAGACCATCGTCGCCATCAACAAGGACGAGGAGGCGCCGCTCTTCGAGCTCGTCGACTTCGGTGTGGTCGGCGACCTGCACTCGGTGCTGCCCGCCGCCACGGAGCTCGTCAAGGCCCGCAAGGGCTGA
- a CDS encoding electron transfer flavoprotein subunit beta/FixA family protein yields the protein MNIVVCVKHVPDATADRQFESDNTVDRVGVDGLLSELDEYAVEQALQIKEKAGDGVEVTALCVGPEKAVDAVRKALQMGADKGVHVVDEAIAGSDSIATSLVLAKAVEKLGSVDLVMCGMASTDAGMSVVPAMLAERLGLPQVTQASVVETQGDQVRIKRDGDAATEVIGATMPLVLSVTDQSGEARYPSFKGIMAAKKKPLETFSLADLGVDADEVGLSVAWSAVEDTTARPPRTAGEIVKDEDGTGAKALADFLASKKFI from the coding sequence ATGAACATTGTTGTCTGCGTGAAGCACGTCCCCGACGCCACTGCCGATCGGCAGTTCGAGTCGGACAACACCGTCGATCGCGTTGGCGTCGACGGTCTCCTTTCCGAGCTGGACGAGTACGCCGTCGAGCAGGCCCTCCAGATCAAGGAGAAGGCCGGCGACGGTGTCGAGGTGACTGCGCTGTGCGTGGGACCTGAGAAGGCAGTCGACGCGGTGCGGAAGGCGCTGCAGATGGGCGCCGACAAGGGCGTGCACGTGGTCGACGAGGCCATCGCAGGCTCGGACTCCATCGCCACCTCCCTGGTGCTCGCCAAGGCCGTCGAGAAGCTCGGCTCCGTCGACCTCGTCATGTGCGGCATGGCCTCGACCGACGCCGGCATGAGCGTGGTGCCCGCGATGCTCGCCGAGCGTCTCGGCCTCCCGCAGGTCACCCAGGCCTCCGTCGTGGAGACGCAGGGCGACCAGGTCCGGATCAAGCGCGACGGCGACGCCGCCACCGAGGTGATCGGCGCCACCATGCCGCTCGTGCTCTCGGTCACCGACCAGTCCGGCGAGGCTCGCTACCCCTCCTTCAAGGGGATCATGGCGGCCAAGAAGAAGCCGTTGGAGACCTTCTCGCTCGCAGACCTGGGTGTGGACGCCGACGAGGTCGGCCTCTCCGTCGCCTGGAGCGCCGTCGAGGACACCACTGCCCGCCCGCCGCGCACCGCCGGCGAGATCGTCAAGGACGAGGACGGCACGGGTGCCAAGGCGCTCGCGGACTTCCTCGCCTCGAAGAAGTTCATCTGA
- a CDS encoding enoyl-CoA hydratase/isomerase family protein — MGEFVNLEVADGVGTIRLDRPKMNALNQQVQEEIRAAASEATDRDDVRAVVVYGGERVFAAGADVKEMAQMSHTDMVKRSGGLQSAITAVAKIPKPVVAAVTGYALGGGCELALCADVRIAAEDAVLGQPEVLLGIIPGAGGTQRLARLVGPSKAKDLIFTGRFVKADEALAIGLVDRVVPADRVYDEAVAWASQFVKGAPFALRAAKESIDRGLEVDLETGLEIERQQFAALFATEDRALGMGSFVERGPGKAEFVGR, encoded by the coding sequence ATGGGCGAGTTCGTGAACCTCGAGGTGGCTGACGGCGTCGGCACGATCCGGCTCGACCGCCCCAAGATGAACGCCCTGAACCAGCAGGTCCAGGAGGAGATCCGGGCCGCTGCGTCCGAGGCCACCGACCGCGACGACGTGCGCGCCGTCGTCGTCTACGGCGGGGAGCGGGTCTTCGCCGCGGGTGCGGACGTCAAGGAGATGGCCCAGATGTCGCACACCGACATGGTCAAGCGCTCCGGAGGTCTCCAGTCCGCCATCACCGCGGTGGCCAAGATCCCCAAGCCCGTCGTGGCCGCCGTCACCGGCTATGCCCTGGGTGGCGGTTGCGAGCTGGCGCTCTGCGCGGACGTGCGGATCGCTGCTGAGGACGCCGTCCTCGGTCAGCCCGAGGTGCTCCTGGGGATCATCCCCGGCGCCGGCGGCACGCAGCGGCTCGCCCGGCTGGTCGGGCCGTCGAAGGCCAAGGACCTGATCTTCACCGGACGGTTCGTCAAGGCGGACGAGGCACTGGCGATCGGCCTGGTGGACCGGGTGGTGCCCGCCGACCGGGTGTACGACGAAGCGGTCGCCTGGGCCAGCCAGTTCGTCAAGGGGGCCCCGTTCGCGCTGAGGGCCGCCAAGGAGAGCATCGACCGCGGTCTCGAGGTCGACCTCGAGACGGGTCTGGAGATCGAGCGCCAACAGTTCGCGGCGCTTTTCGCCACCGAGGACCGTGCCCTCGGCATGGGGTCGTTCGTTGAACGGGGACCTGGCAAGGCCGAGTTCGTCGGCCGCTGA
- a CDS encoding DoxX family protein has translation MAISRLIARPLLSTLFVYGGYHAVKSPDALVAKAKRVTDRLVPLAKAQGIPIPEDPATLVRINGAVQVAAAAMLATGRAPRTSASVLAASLVPTTVAGHPFWEDSDRAARAQNKMQVAKNLSLLGGLLLAAVDTEGKPGVAWRARRVARDARRQAGHLAHDAKLEARLVAKSIR, from the coding sequence ATGGCCATCTCACGACTCATCGCCCGTCCCCTGCTCAGCACCCTGTTCGTCTACGGCGGCTACCACGCGGTCAAGAGCCCCGACGCCCTGGTCGCCAAGGCGAAGCGCGTCACCGACCGTCTGGTGCCGCTCGCCAAGGCGCAGGGCATCCCGATCCCGGAGGACCCGGCGACCCTGGTCCGGATCAACGGGGCGGTCCAGGTGGCCGCCGCCGCCATGCTCGCCACGGGCCGCGCGCCCCGGACCTCGGCCTCCGTGCTGGCCGCCTCCCTGGTGCCCACCACCGTGGCCGGTCACCCCTTCTGGGAGGACAGCGACCGCGCCGCACGGGCCCAGAACAAGATGCAGGTCGCCAAGAACCTGAGCCTGCTCGGCGGGCTGCTGCTCGCCGCGGTCGACACCGAGGGCAAGCCGGGAGTCGCCTGGCGTGCCCGTCGGGTCGCCCGAGACGCACGTCGTCAGGCCGGGCACCTCGCCCACGACGCGAAGCTCGAGGCGAGGCTGGTCGCCAAGTCGATCCGCTGA
- the glgP gene encoding alpha-glucan family phosphorylase: MRAIRRFNVRPVLPEAISDLGVLAGNLRWSWHPPTQDVFRAVDPALWQQVDHDPVRLLSAVSRERLAELAADDAFRTSVAEARRSLEEYLSGERWYARRAGAEAPRSIAYFSPEYGITAVLPQYSGGLGILAGDHLKAASDLGIPLTGVGLLYRHGYFKQSLSRDGWQQETYPVLDPDELPLRMLREADGSRAMVSIALPDGPDLLARIFVASVGRVPLLLLDSDIEENPQHYRDVTDRLYGGNSEHRLRQELLLGIGGVRALRTWSRLTGAPEPEVFHTNEGHAGFLGIERIRELTAAPEGPRLDFDTALEVCRAGTVFTTHTPVPAGIDRFERTLIDQYFGGGSSPAPGVPVDRVLGLGAEDYEGGDAAVFNMAVMGFRLAQRANGVSQLHGQVSRGMFNGLWPAFDEAEVPIGSITNGVHGPTWIAREIFELVAARGADVDGDDTDALWPMVDQVSGREIWDLKRTLRARLVDDARARLVRSSVKRGFTRAELGWIDDALDPDVLTIGFARRVPSYKRLTLMLRDPARLKRLLLDPERPIQLVIAGKSHPADDGGKRLIQEMVRFADDPEVRHRIAFLPNYDIAMAQPLYPGCDVWLNNPLRPYEACGTSGMKAALNGGLNLSILDGWWDEWYDGNNGWAIPSADGIENGDRRDDLEAAALYDLIEHEVAPRFYDLDEEGVPTRWVEMVRHTLKSLGPKVLATRQVRDYVVELYAPAARTARRLNADYSGARDLAAWKQRVTAAWGGVHVEHVESHGQGDTPEVGDTLTVRAFVALDGLSPQDVEVQVVHGRTGAEDVIAQTSVLPMSVTESYQDGRHRFDAELPLDHSGSFGYTVRVVPRNDVLASVAELGLVALP; encoded by the coding sequence GTGCGAGCGATCCGACGATTCAACGTCCGTCCTGTCCTTCCGGAAGCGATCTCCGACCTGGGGGTGCTGGCCGGCAACCTGCGCTGGTCCTGGCATCCGCCGACCCAGGACGTGTTCCGGGCCGTGGATCCCGCCCTGTGGCAGCAGGTCGACCACGACCCGGTGCGGCTGCTCAGCGCGGTCAGCCGGGAGCGGCTGGCCGAGCTGGCCGCCGACGACGCCTTCCGGACCTCGGTCGCCGAGGCTCGCCGTTCGCTGGAGGAGTACCTCTCCGGCGAGCGGTGGTACGCCCGCCGGGCCGGTGCCGAGGCGCCCCGCTCCATCGCCTACTTCTCACCCGAGTACGGCATCACCGCCGTGCTCCCGCAGTACTCCGGTGGTCTCGGCATCCTGGCCGGGGACCACCTCAAGGCCGCCTCGGACCTCGGCATCCCGCTGACCGGGGTGGGACTGCTCTACCGCCACGGCTACTTCAAGCAGTCGCTCTCCCGTGACGGCTGGCAGCAGGAGACCTATCCGGTGCTCGACCCCGACGAGCTTCCGCTGCGGATGCTGCGCGAGGCGGACGGCTCGCGGGCCATGGTCTCGATCGCACTGCCGGACGGGCCCGACCTGCTGGCCCGGATCTTCGTGGCCTCGGTGGGCCGGGTGCCGCTGCTGCTCCTGGACTCCGACATCGAGGAGAACCCCCAGCACTACCGCGACGTCACCGACCGGCTCTACGGCGGCAACTCCGAGCACCGCCTGCGGCAGGAGCTGCTGCTGGGCATCGGCGGGGTCCGTGCGCTGCGCACCTGGTCGCGGCTGACCGGCGCCCCCGAGCCGGAGGTCTTCCACACCAACGAGGGCCACGCCGGGTTCCTGGGGATCGAGCGGATCCGCGAGCTCACTGCTGCACCGGAAGGACCTCGGCTCGACTTCGACACCGCGCTGGAGGTCTGCCGCGCCGGCACCGTGTTCACCACGCACACGCCGGTGCCCGCGGGGATCGACAGGTTCGAGCGGACCCTGATCGACCAGTACTTCGGCGGCGGCTCCTCCCCGGCGCCGGGGGTCCCCGTCGACCGGGTCCTCGGTCTCGGGGCCGAGGACTACGAGGGCGGCGACGCCGCCGTGTTCAACATGGCCGTCATGGGCTTCCGGCTGGCCCAGCGGGCCAACGGCGTCTCCCAGCTGCACGGGCAGGTCTCACGGGGGATGTTCAACGGTCTGTGGCCCGCCTTCGACGAGGCCGAGGTGCCGATCGGCTCGATCACCAACGGGGTGCACGGCCCCACCTGGATCGCGCGGGAGATCTTCGAGCTGGTGGCCGCACGGGGCGCGGACGTCGACGGCGACGACACCGACGCGCTGTGGCCGATGGTCGATCAGGTCAGCGGCCGCGAGATCTGGGACCTCAAGCGCACGCTGCGTGCCCGACTGGTCGATGACGCCCGGGCCCGGCTGGTCCGTTCCAGCGTCAAGCGCGGCTTCACCCGCGCCGAGCTCGGATGGATCGACGACGCCCTCGACCCGGACGTGCTGACCATCGGCTTCGCCCGCCGCGTCCCGTCGTACAAGAGGCTGACGCTGATGCTGCGCGACCCCGCCCGGCTCAAGCGGCTGCTGCTGGACCCCGAGCGTCCGATCCAGCTGGTGATCGCCGGCAAGTCGCACCCGGCGGACGACGGCGGCAAGCGGCTGATCCAGGAGATGGTGCGCTTCGCCGACGACCCCGAGGTGCGGCACCGCATCGCCTTCCTGCCCAACTACGACATCGCGATGGCGCAGCCGCTCTACCCCGGCTGCGACGTGTGGCTGAACAACCCGCTGCGGCCCTACGAGGCGTGCGGCACCTCGGGCATGAAGGCCGCCCTCAACGGCGGCCTCAACCTCTCCATCCTCGACGGCTGGTGGGACGAGTGGTACGACGGCAACAACGGCTGGGCGATCCCCTCTGCCGACGGCATCGAGAACGGCGACCGGCGTGACGACCTGGAGGCCGCCGCCCTCTACGACCTGATCGAGCACGAGGTCGCGCCCCGCTTCTACGACCTCGACGAGGAAGGCGTGCCGACCCGGTGGGTGGAGATGGTGCGGCACACCCTCAAGTCGCTGGGGCCCAAGGTGCTGGCCACCCGCCAGGTGCGTGACTACGTCGTCGAGCTCTACGCCCCCGCGGCCCGGACCGCGCGCCGGCTCAACGCGGACTACTCCGGGGCCCGCGACCTGGCCGCGTGGAAGCAGCGGGTGACCGCCGCCTGGGGTGGCGTGCACGTGGAGCACGTGGAGTCCCACGGCCAGGGCGACACCCCGGAGGTGGGGGACACCCTCACCGTGCGTGCCTTCGTGGCCCTGGACGGCCTCTCGCCGCAGGACGTGGAGGTGCAGGTCGTGCACGGCCGCACCGGAGCCGAGGACGTGATCGCCCAGACCTCGGTGCTGCCCATGTCGGTGACCGAGTCCTACCAGGACGGGCGGCACCGGTTCGACGCCGAGCTGCCCCTGGACCACTCCGGGTCCTTCGGCTACACGGTCCGCGTGGTGCCCCGCAACGACGTACTCGCCTCGGTTGCGGAGCTGGGACTCGTGGCGCTGCCCTAA
- a CDS encoding alpha-1,4-glucan--maltose-1-phosphate maltosyltransferase: protein MVGRIPVMSVHPVVDLGRLPAKATVGEPLPVRAVVFREGHDKLGAEVVLIDPDGVRRPPSRMTAHPEIPDRYDAEVVPDAVGAWSFEIQAWSDPWATWRHNAGVKVPAGVDVELMFTEGRLLLERAAELAGLDRASKTALKGALQAATDTERPVEARLAALESDELDAVLQAHPLRDLVTVEGPYPLFVDRVRALCGSWYEFFPRSEGATLDEATGKVRSGTFRTAAQRLDAVAQMGFDVIYLPPIHPIGEVNRKGPNNTLTPGPDDPGSPWAIGSKDGGHDAIHPELGTLEDFDAFVARARELDLEVALDLALQAAPDHPWVTSHPEWFTTQADGTIAYAENPPKKYQDIYPINFDNDSVGICREVLRIVRHWMSHGVRIFRVDNPHTKPLAFWEWLLREVRRTDPDVVFLSEAFTRPAMMHGLGAVGFQQSYTYFTWRTAKWEIEEYLREVSHESDHVMRPNFFVNTPDILPAFLQYGGPAAFKIRAALAATGSPSWGVYAGYELYEHVAVKPGSEEYLDSEKYQIRIRDWEGAEREGRTLAPYLRQLNEIRRAHPALQLLRNISIHSSDDENVLVFSKRRDDDVVLVVINLDPHATRETMVHLDMPALGLGWHDSFIASDDLTGDEWSWSQHNYVRLDPGHQPAHIITVRSPR, encoded by the coding sequence ATGGTCGGACGAATTCCAGTGATGTCGGTACACCCTGTGGTGGACCTCGGCAGGCTCCCCGCGAAGGCAACTGTGGGCGAGCCGCTGCCGGTGCGCGCCGTCGTGTTCCGAGAGGGGCACGACAAGCTGGGCGCAGAGGTCGTGCTGATCGACCCCGACGGCGTACGCCGTCCCCCGAGCCGGATGACGGCGCACCCGGAGATCCCGGACCGCTACGACGCCGAGGTCGTGCCGGACGCCGTGGGCGCCTGGTCGTTCGAGATCCAGGCCTGGTCCGACCCGTGGGCCACCTGGCGCCACAACGCCGGCGTCAAGGTCCCGGCCGGCGTCGACGTGGAGCTGATGTTCACCGAGGGCCGTCTCCTGCTGGAGCGGGCCGCCGAGCTCGCCGGTCTGGACCGGGCCTCGAAGACCGCCCTCAAGGGCGCCCTGCAGGCTGCGACCGACACCGAGCGGCCCGTCGAGGCGCGTCTGGCGGCGCTGGAGTCCGACGAGCTGGACGCGGTCCTGCAGGCGCACCCGCTGCGCGACCTGGTCACCGTCGAGGGCCCCTACCCCCTCTTCGTCGACCGGGTCCGCGCCCTGTGCGGCAGCTGGTACGAGTTCTTCCCGCGCTCCGAGGGCGCCACCCTCGACGAGGCCACCGGCAAGGTCCGCAGCGGCACGTTCCGCACCGCCGCGCAGCGCCTGGACGCGGTGGCCCAGATGGGGTTCGACGTCATCTACCTGCCCCCGATCCACCCCATCGGCGAGGTCAACCGCAAGGGACCGAACAACACCCTCACCCCCGGCCCCGACGACCCCGGCTCACCCTGGGCGATCGGCAGCAAGGACGGCGGCCACGACGCGATCCACCCCGAGCTGGGAACGCTGGAGGACTTCGACGCCTTCGTCGCCCGGGCTCGCGAGCTCGACCTGGAGGTGGCCCTGGACCTGGCCCTGCAGGCGGCACCGGACCACCCCTGGGTGACCTCCCACCCCGAGTGGTTCACCACCCAGGCCGACGGCACCATCGCCTACGCGGAGAACCCGCCCAAGAAGTACCAGGACATCTACCCGATCAACTTCGACAACGACTCGGTCGGCATCTGCCGGGAGGTGCTGCGCATCGTGCGGCACTGGATGTCGCACGGGGTGCGCATCTTCCGGGTCGACAACCCCCACACCAAGCCGCTCGCGTTCTGGGAGTGGCTGCTGCGCGAGGTGCGTCGTACCGACCCTGACGTGGTGTTCCTGTCCGAGGCGTTCACCCGCCCGGCGATGATGCACGGCCTGGGTGCGGTGGGCTTCCAGCAGTCCTACACCTACTTCACCTGGCGCACCGCGAAGTGGGAGATCGAGGAGTACCTGCGCGAGGTCTCGCACGAGAGCGACCACGTGATGCGGCCGAACTTCTTCGTCAACACCCCCGACATCCTGCCGGCGTTCCTGCAGTACGGCGGTCCCGCGGCGTTCAAGATCCGCGCCGCGCTGGCGGCCACGGGGTCCCCCTCCTGGGGGGTGTACGCCGGGTACGAGCTGTACGAGCACGTCGCGGTCAAGCCCGGCAGCGAGGAGTACCTGGACTCGGAGAAGTACCAGATCCGGATCCGCGACTGGGAGGGTGCCGAGCGTGAGGGCCGCACCCTGGCGCCGTACCTGCGGCAGCTGAACGAGATCCGGCGGGCGCACCCGGCGCTGCAGCTGCTGCGCAACATCAGCATCCACTCCTCCGACGACGAGAACGTGCTGGTCTTCAGCAAGCGCCGCGACGACGACGTGGTCCTGGTCGTGATCAACCTGGACCCGCACGCCACCCGGGAGACCATGGTCCACCTGGACATGCCGGCCCTGGGCCTGGGCTGGCACGACTCCTTCATCGCCTCCGACGACCTCACCGGCGACGAGTGGAGCTGGAGCCAGCACAATTACGTCCGCCTCGACCCGGGGCACCAGCCAGCACACATCATCACCGTGAGGAGTCCCCG